The Pseudoxanthobacter soli DSM 19599 region CTTCGCAACGCGCACCTTGCGGCCGTCCTCCAGGACCTTGAAGCCGACTCGGGTCGGCTTGCCGTCCTTCGGGTCCGCCAGCGCGACGTTCGAGAGGTGGATCGCGGCTTCCTTGGAGATGATGCCGCCCTCTTCCTTCGCGCTCTGCTTCTGATGCTTGCGCACCATGTTCACACCACGAACGACCGCCCGGTCTTCCGACGGACGGACTTCGATGACTTCGCCGGTCCGACCCTTGTCACGACCGGCAAGGACGACGACCTTGTCGCCTTTCTTGATCTTTGCGGCCATCACAGCACCTCGGGCGCAAGCGAAATGATCTTCATGTGGTTCTTGGCGCGGAGCTCGCGCGGCACCGGTCCGAAGATACGGGTGCCGACGGGCTCCTTCTGATTGTTGATGAGCACGGCCGCATTGCGGTCGAAGCGGATCACGCTGCCATCCGGACGACGAATGTCCTTCGCCGTGCGGACGACGACCGCCTTCATCACGTCGCCCTTCTTGACGCGGCCCCGGGGAGACGCTTCCTTGATCGAGACGACGATGATGTCGCCGACCGAAGCGTACTTCCGCTTGGAGCCGCCAAGCACTTTGATGCACATGACACGACGCGCGCCGGAGTTGTCCGCCACATCGAGGTTAGTCTGCATCTGAATCATGACTGGCCGCCTCTATAATCTCTTGTCCCGCGGGGTCATCCCGGCCGCCCGTTGCGGCCGAGAACCTTCCTCGGGCTCAGCCCGCCACCGCTTCACCGGTCGACGCGACCGCGCCGACCACGACCCAACGCTTCAGCTTCGACATCGGCCGACCTTCTTCGATCAGCACCACGTCGCCCACCTTGTAGGTGTTGGCTTCATCGTGAGCCTGGTACTTCTTCGTGCGCCGGACCGTCTTCTTCAGAAGCGGGTGGGTGAAGCGGCGCTCGACCTTCACCACGATGGTCTTGTCGTTCTTGTCGCTGACGACGATGCCCTGAAGCACGCGTTTCGGCATGGTTGCCTCCTCAAGCGCTCAGTTTGTCGCGCAGGATGGTCTGGATCCGCGCGATGTCGCGACGGATAATCCGCACGCGCGCGGTGTTCTCAAGCTGGCCCGTCGCCTTCTGAAAGCGCAGGTTGAACTGCTCCTTCTTAAGCTTGGCCAACTCGTCGTTCAACTCATCGACGGTCTTGGTCCGAACGTCGCTCGCCTTCATGGCAATCGTCTCCTTGAACCCGAACGACACCGTCACTCGGCGATGCGCTGGACGAAGCGGGTGCGGATCGGGAGCTTCGCGGCGCCGAGACGCAGCGCCTCGCGGGCCACCTCCTCGGACACGCCGTCGATCTCGAACACGATCCGGCCCGGCTTCACTTTGGCCGCCCAATACTCGATGGCGCCCTTGCCTTTACCCATGCGGACCTCGGTGGGCTTCGCAGTGACCGGAACATCCGGAAACACGCGGATCCACACGCGGCCCTGACGCTTCATCTCGCGCGTGATCGCGCGGCGCGCCGCCTCGATCTGCCGGGCGGTGACCCGCTCCGGCTCCAGGGCCTTCAGGCCAAACCCGCCGAAGCTGAGCTCGAACCCACCCTTGGCGACGCCGTGGATGCGGCCCTTGAACTGCTTACGGAACTTCGTGCGCTTCGGTTGCAGCATGGTACGTCTCTTATTCCCGCCTGCCTGTCAGGGAAGTCGGCCCTCAGGCCGCCTCGCTCCGGCGGCGTCCACCACCGCTCTCACCGCCGCCTTCGAGCGCACGGCGCTCGGAAGCCATCGGATCGTGCTCGAGGATCTCACCCTTGAAGATCCACACCTTGACGCCGCACGTGCCGTAGGCCGTGCGAGCCGTCGCCACGCCGTAATCGACGTCGGCGCGCAGGGTGTGCAGCGGCACGCGACCTTCGCGATACCACTCCATGCGCGCGATTTCGGCGCCGCCGAGACGGCCCGAGCAGTTGATGCGGATGCCCTCGGCTCCGAGGCGCATCGCGGACTGCACGGCCCGCTTCATCGCCCGGCGGAACGCAACGCGGCGCTCCAGCTGCTGGGCGATCGAGGCAGCCACCAGGTTGGCGTCGATCTCGGGCTTGCGCACCTCGACGATGTTGAGGTGGACTTCCGAGTCCGTCATCTCACCGATGCGCTTGCGCAGCTTGTCGATGTCGGCGCCCTTCTTGCCGATCACTACGCCCGGACGGGCGGTGTGGATCGACACGCGGCACTTCTTGTGCGGACGCTCGATGACGATCTTCGAGACGCCGGCCTGCTTCAGCTCCTTGGTCAGAGCCGCGCGGATCTTCAGATCCTCGTGCAGCAGCTGGCCGTACTGGGCACGGTCGGCGTACCAGCGCGAGTCCCACGTCCGGTTGATGCCCAGGCGCAGACCGATCGGATTGACTTTCTGACCCATCAGGCCGCCTCCTCGACTTCACGGACGACGATGGTGAGGTTCGAGAACGCCTTCTCGATCCGGCCCACCTTGCCGCGACCGCGCGGCGAGAACCGCTTCATCACCAGGCCCTTGCCGACATACGCCTCGGCCACCACAAGGGCGTCCACGTCGAGATCGTGATTGTTCTCGGCGTTGGCGATCGCAGACTCGAGCGTCTTCTTCACGTCGCGAGCGATCCGCTTCTGCGAGAAGGTCAGATCGGCAAGTGCCGCACCGACCTTCTTGCCCCGGATGAGCTGGGCGACAAGATTGAGCTTCTGAGGGGAAACCCGAAGGCTCCGGGCGACAGCTTTCGCCTCGGTGTCCTTGAGCGCCCGCTCGCGCTTCGGCTTACCCATCGTTACTTCCTCTTCGCCTTCTTGTCGGCCGCGTGACCGTAGAAGGTCCGCGTCGGAGCGAACTCACCGAACTTGTGGCCGACCATGTCCTCCTGAACGAGGACCGGAATGTGCTTCTGACCGTTGTAGACCCCGAAGGTGAGGCCCACGAAATGCGGCAGGATCGTCGAACGGCGCGACCAGATCTTGATCACCTCGGCCCGGCCGGCGGAACGCGCCTTGTCGGCCTTCTTGAGGAGATACCCGTCGATGAACGGGCCTTTCCAGACGGAACGAGACACGGCTGAGCCCCTTACTTCTTGGCGTGGCGGCTGCGGACGATGAACTTGTCCGTGGCCTTGTTGCGCCGGGTCTTCTTACCCTTGGTCGGCTTGCCCCACGGGCTCACCGGATGACGGCCACCCGAGGTGCGGCCTTCACCACCGCCGTGCGGATGGTCGACCGGGTTCATGGTGACGCCGCGATTGTGCGGACGGCGGCCGAGCCAGCGCGAGCGGCCCGCCTTGCCGAGATTGATGTTGGCGTGGTCCGGGTTCGACACCGCACCGACGGTCGCGAAGCAGGTGCCGAGAACGCGGCGCTGCTCGCCCGAATTCAGGCGCAGGATCGTGTAGCCCTGGTCACGGCCGACGATCTGGGCGTAGGTGCCCGCCGAGCGCGCGATCTGGCCACCCTTGCCGGGCTTCAGCTCGACATTGTGGACGATCGTGCCGACCGGCATGGAACCGAGCGGCATCGCGTTGCCCGGCTTCACGTCGACCGCGGCGCCGGAGACCACGCCATCGCCGACAGCCAGACGCTGCGGGGCGATGATGTAGGCCAGCTCGCCGTCTTCGTACTTGATCAGCGCGATGAACGACGACCGGTTCGGATCGTACTCGAGACGCTCCACCACCGCCGGCACGTCGATCTTGCGACGCTTGAAGTCGACGACGCGGTAGGTGCGCTTGTGTCCACCGCCGCGGAAGCGGACGGTGACGCGACCGTTGTTGTTGCGACCGCCCTTCGAGGAGAGGCCCTCGGTCAGAGTCTTGACCGGCGCGCCCTTCCAGAGGTCGGACCGATCGACGATGACCAGCTGGCGCTGGCCCGGCGTCGTCGGCTTGAAATGCTTCAGTGCCATGGCGTCCGACCTCGACTCACAGGCCCGTGGTGACGTCGATCGACTGGCCCTCGGCCAGCGTCACGATCGCCTTCTTGACGTCGGACTGCTGCCCGACGACACCACGGAACCGCTTAACCTTGCCCTTGCGGACGAGCGTGTTCACGGCCGTCACCTTCACGCCGAACAGCGCTTCGACAGCGGCCTTGATCTCCGGCTTGGTGGCGGTCTTCGCCACCTTGAAGACGACCTTATTCTGCTCGGAAAGCACGGTCGCCTTTTCAGTGATCACCGGAGCGACGATCACGTCGTAGTGCTTCAGGTTCGTCATTTGAACCGCTCCTCGAGGCTCTCGATGGCGGAACGGGTCAGAACCAGCGTGTCGCGCCGCAGGATGTCGTAGACGTTGATGCCCTGGACCGGCAGCACGTCGACATAGTGCAGGTTCTGCGCCGCGAGCTTGAAGTTCGCGTCGATCTCGGCGCCGCCGATCACGAGCACGTCGCTGAAGCCCAGCGCGCCGAGCTTGGCCTGCAGCGCCTTGGTCTTCGGCTCGGCCGCGGTGGCGTCGTCGACGATCACCAGGCTCTCGGACTTCAGCTTCGCCGACAGGGCGTGACGCAGGCCGAGGGCACGGAACTGCTTCGGCAGGTCGTGGGCGTGGGAACGCACCACCGGACCGAAGGCCTTACCGCCGCCGCGGAACTGCGGGGCGCTCGCGGCACCGTGACGGGCACGGCCGGTGCCCTTCTGCTTGTACATCTTCTTGCCCGTCCGAGCGATCTCGGACCGGTCCTTGGTCTTGTGCGTGCCGGCCTGGCGCTTGGCGAGCTGCCAGCGCACGACGCGGTGCAGGATGTCCGCGCGCGGCTCAAGCCCGAAGATCTCGTCGGAGACCGTGATCGAGCCGGCCTCGGCGCCGTCGAGCGTCTTGACCTGGAGTTCCATCACTCGTTCCCCTTCTCGACCGGAGCCTCGGCAGCCGCTTCGGGAGCAGCGTCACGCACCCGGAACGAACCCGGCATGGGCACGTCCTTCGGCGCAGCGCGCTTCACGGCGTCGCGCACCAGAATGGTGCCGCCCTTGGAACCCGGCACCGCGCCTTCCACCAGGATCAGCCCGCGGGCCGGATCGGTAGAGACGATGCGCAGGTTCTGGGTGGTGACGCGCACCTGACCCATGTGGCCGGCCATCTTCTTGCCCTTGAAGACCTTGCCCGGATCCTGGCGCTGGCCGGTCGAGCCATGGCTACGGTGCGTCACCGAGTTGCCGTGGCTGGCGCGGCCGCCGCCGAAATTGTGGCGCTTCATGACGCCCGCGAAGCCCT contains the following coding sequences:
- the rpsS gene encoding 30S ribosomal protein S19; the protein is MSRSVWKGPFIDGYLLKKADKARSAGRAEVIKIWSRRSTILPHFVGLTFGVYNGQKHIPVLVQEDMVGHKFGEFAPTRTFYGHAADKKAKRK
- the rplV gene encoding 50S ribosomal protein L22 — encoded protein: MGKPKRERALKDTEAKAVARSLRVSPQKLNLVAQLIRGKKVGAALADLTFSQKRIARDVKKTLESAIANAENNHDLDVDALVVAEAYVGKGLVMKRFSPRGRGKVGRIEKAFSNLTIVVREVEEAA
- the rplC gene encoding 50S ribosomal protein L3 — encoded protein: MRSGLIAQKVGMTRVYNDAGEHVPVTVLRVENCQVVSHRTAEKDGYTALQLGAGHAKPKNTSKAMRGHFAKAQVEPKRQIVEFRVSPENLIEVGAEITADHFIAGQFVDVTGTSIGKGFAGVMKRHNFGGGRASHGNSVTHRSHGSTGQRQDPGKVFKGKKMAGHMGQVRVTTQNLRIVSTDPARGLILVEGAVPGSKGGTILVRDAVKRAAPKDVPMPGSFRVRDAAPEAAAEAPVEKGNE
- the rpmC gene encoding 50S ribosomal protein L29, which encodes MKASDVRTKTVDELNDELAKLKKEQFNLRFQKATGQLENTARVRIIRRDIARIQTILRDKLSA
- the rplP gene encoding 50S ribosomal protein L16 produces the protein MLQPKRTKFRKQFKGRIHGVAKGGFELSFGGFGLKALEPERVTARQIEAARRAITREMKRQGRVWIRVFPDVPVTAKPTEVRMGKGKGAIEYWAAKVKPGRIVFEIDGVSEEVAREALRLGAAKLPIRTRFVQRIAE
- the rpsC gene encoding 30S ribosomal protein S3, which produces MGQKVNPIGLRLGINRTWDSRWYADRAQYGQLLHEDLKIRAALTKELKQAGVSKIVIERPHKKCRVSIHTARPGVVIGKKGADIDKLRKRIGEMTDSEVHLNIVEVRKPEIDANLVAASIAQQLERRVAFRRAMKRAVQSAMRLGAEGIRINCSGRLGGAEIARMEWYREGRVPLHTLRADVDYGVATARTAYGTCGVKVWIFKGEILEHDPMASERRALEGGGESGGGRRRSEAA
- the rplD gene encoding 50S ribosomal protein L4, translating into MELQVKTLDGAEAGSITVSDEIFGLEPRADILHRVVRWQLAKRQAGTHKTKDRSEIARTGKKMYKQKGTGRARHGAASAPQFRGGGKAFGPVVRSHAHDLPKQFRALGLRHALSAKLKSESLVIVDDATAAEPKTKALQAKLGALGFSDVLVIGGAEIDANFKLAAQNLHYVDVLPVQGINVYDILRRDTLVLTRSAIESLEERFK
- a CDS encoding 50S ribosomal protein L23 → MTNLKHYDVIVAPVITEKATVLSEQNKVVFKVAKTATKPEIKAAVEALFGVKVTAVNTLVRKGKVKRFRGVVGQQSDVKKAIVTLAEGQSIDVTTGL
- the rplB gene encoding 50S ribosomal protein L2 gives rise to the protein MALKHFKPTTPGQRQLVIVDRSDLWKGAPVKTLTEGLSSKGGRNNNGRVTVRFRGGGHKRTYRVVDFKRRKIDVPAVVERLEYDPNRSSFIALIKYEDGELAYIIAPQRLAVGDGVVSGAAVDVKPGNAMPLGSMPVGTIVHNVELKPGKGGQIARSAGTYAQIVGRDQGYTILRLNSGEQRRVLGTCFATVGAVSNPDHANINLGKAGRSRWLGRRPHNRGVTMNPVDHPHGGGEGRTSGGRHPVSPWGKPTKGKKTRRNKATDKFIVRSRHAKK
- the rplN gene encoding 50S ribosomal protein L14 codes for the protein MIQMQTNLDVADNSGARRVMCIKVLGGSKRKYASVGDIIVVSIKEASPRGRVKKGDVMKAVVVRTAKDIRRPDGSVIRFDRNAAVLINNQKEPVGTRIFGPVPRELRAKNHMKIISLAPEVL
- the rpsQ gene encoding 30S ribosomal protein S17, which encodes MPKRVLQGIVVSDKNDKTIVVKVERRFTHPLLKKTVRRTKKYQAHDEANTYKVGDVVLIEEGRPMSKLKRWVVVGAVASTGEAVAG
- the rplX gene encoding 50S ribosomal protein L24, which codes for MAAKIKKGDKVVVLAGRDKGRTGEVIEVRPSEDRAVVRGVNMVRKHQKQSAKEEGGIISKEAAIHLSNVALADPKDGKPTRVGFKVLEDGRKVRVAKRSGETIDG